In one Watersipora subatra chromosome 6, tzWatSuba1.1, whole genome shotgun sequence genomic region, the following are encoded:
- the LOC137398404 gene encoding caspase-3-like codes for MREEPLRKCKAAAKEVLSTCTQKAQEMAEQDEKLKDCLSYRFISDENLKKIVYKMTSPRRGHCLVINILNAKGSPIRSGSEHDTENICRLFRDLQFDVTIHIDISAEDMLKFTEAETKKAEHEHNGMFVLVVMTHGNQTHLKGSDGKTIKRAKLLNLLSAKYFPQMEGKPKLVIIQACAGVSTDALLSHDEHSKDSNTDEPSLFAATDALPVGRKYSMRDDFFILTPSPDDFVSYRYPDFGTPFMRAIVEAFYKHSCHSDVETLFKTHLVFAGEEWNAQSNLQLLT; via the exons ATGAGGGAAGAGCCACTAAGGAAATGCAAGGCTGCAGCAAAGGAGGTACTCAGTACATGCACCCAAAAGGCGCAGGAAATGGCTGAGCAAGATGAGAAGCTAAAAGACTGCCTCAGCTACAGATTCATCAGTGATGAAAATCTGAAAAAAATT GTCTATAAAATGACATCTCCCAGAAGAGGGCATTGCTTGGTTATAAACATTTTGAACGCCAAAGGTTCTCCAATCAGATCTGGTTCAGAGCACGATACTGAAAACATCTGTCGTCTCTTTAGAGATCTCCAGTTTGATGTGACTATTCACATTGATATTTCTGCAGAG GATATGCTAAAGTTTACAGAGGCAGAAACAAAGAAAGCTGAACATGAGCATAATGGCATGTTTGTACTTGTCGTTATGACGCATGGAAATCAAACTCACTTGAAAGGAAGTGACGGGAAAACAATTAAGAGAGCAAAACTGTTGAATCTTCTGTCAGCAAAATACTTTCCTCAGATGGAAGGGAAACCCAAACTTGTAATAATTCAAGCTTGTGCTGGAG TTAGTACTGATGCTCTTCTGAGCCACGATGAACATTCAAAAGATTCAAATACGGATGAGCCATCACTCTTTGCTGCCACAGATGCACTTCCTGTTGGAAGGAAGTATAGTATGCGAGATGATTTCTTTATTTTGACACCCAGTCCTGATG ATTTCGTCTCCTACAGATACCCTGATTTTGGAACACCTTTCATGAGGGCTATTGTGGAGGCATTTTACAAACACAGCTGCCATAGCGATGTGGAAACTTTGTTCAAAACGCAT CTTGTATTTGCTGGTGAGGAATGGAATGCACAGAGCAACTTGCAGCTGTTGACTTGA